The following coding sequences lie in one Mus musculus strain C57BL/6J chromosome 11, GRCm38.p6 C57BL/6J genomic window:
- the Slc6a4 gene encoding sodium-dependent serotonin transporter, with protein sequence METTPLNSQKVLSECKDKEDCQENGVLQKGVPTPADKAGPGQISNGYSAVPSTSAGDEAPHSTPAATTTLVAEIHQGERETWGKKMDFLLSVIGYAVDLGNIWRFPYICYQNGGGAFLLPYTIMAIFGGIPLFYMELALGQYHRNGCISIWKKICPIFKGIGYAICIIAFYIASYYNTIIAWALYYLISSFTDQLPWTSCKNSWNTGNCTNYFAQDNITWTLHSTSPAEEFYLRHVLQIHQSKGLQDLGTISWQLALCIMLIFTIIYFSIWKGVKTSGKVVWVTATFPYIVLSVLLVRGATLPGAWRGVVFYLKPNWQKLLETGVWVDAAAQIFFSLGPGFGVLLAFASYNKFNNNCYQDALVTSVVNCMTSFVSGFVIFTVLGYMAEMRNEDVSEVAKDAGPSLLFITYAEAIANMPASTFFAIIFFLMLITLGLDSTFAGLEGVITAVLDEFPHIWAKRREWFVLIVVITCILGSLLTLTSGGAYVVTLLEEYATGPAVLTVALIEAVVVSWFYGITQFCSDVKEMLGFSPGWFWRICWVAISPLFLLFIICSFLMSPPQLRLFQYNYPHWSIILGYCIGTSSVICIPIYIIYRLISTPGTLKERIIKSITPETPTEIPCGDIRMNAV encoded by the exons ATGGAGACCACACCTTTGAATTCTCAGAAAGTGCTGTCAGAGTGTAAGGACAAAGAGGACTGCCAAGAAAATGGTGTTCTGCAGAAGGGTGTCCCCACACCAGCAGACAAGGCAGGGCCTGGACAAATATCCAATGGGTACTCCGCAGTTCCCAGTACAAGCGCTGGGGATGAAGCGCCACACTCTACGccagctgccaccaccaccctggtGGCTGAGATTCACCAAGGGGAACGGGAGACCTGGGGCAAGAAGATGGATTTCCTCCTGTCTGTCATTGGCTATGCCGTGgacctgggcaacatctggcgtTTTCCCTACATATGCTACCAGAATGGTGGAG GGGCCTTCCTCCTCCCTTACACCATCATGGCCATCTTTGGGGGGATCCCACTCTTCTACATGGAGCTCGCCCTGGGCCAGTACCACCGAAATGGGTGCATTTCTATATGGAAGAAGATCTGCCCGATTTTCAAAG GCATTGGCTATGCCATCTGCATCATTGCCTTTTATATCGCCTCCTACTATAACACCATCATAGCCTGGGCGCTCTACTACCTCATCTCCTCCTTCACGGACCAGCTGCCCTGGACCAGCTGCAAGAACTCTTGGAACACTGGCAACTGCACCAACTACTTCGCCCAGGACAACATCACCTGGACACTCCATTCCACGTCACCTGCTGAGGAGTTTTACTT GCGCCATGTCCTGCAGATCCATCAGTCAAAGGGACTCCAGGACCTGGGGACCATCAGCTGGCAGCTGGCTCTCTGCATCATGCTCATCTTCACCATTATCTACTTCAGCATCTGGAAAGGAGTCAAAACGTCTGGCAAG GTGGTGTGGGTGACAGCCACCTTCCCTTacattgtcctttctgtcctgctGGTGAGGGGAGCCACCCTTCCTGGAGCCTGGAGAGGGGTTGTCTTTTACTTGAAACCCAACTGGCAGAaactcttggagacaggg GTGTGGGTTGATGCTGCGGCTCAGATCTTTTTCTCTCTTGGCCCGGGGTTTGGGGTTCTCCTGGCGTTTGCTAGCTACAACAAGTTCAACAACAACTGTTACCA AGATGCCCTGGTGACCAGTGTGGTGAACTGCATGACGAGCTTCGTCTCTGGCTTTGTCATCTTCACGGTGCTTGGCTACATGGCTGAGATGAGGAACGAAGACGTGTCCGAGGTGGCCAAAGACGCGG GCCCCAGCCTCCTTTTCATCACATATGCGGAGGCAATAGCTAACATGCCAGCATCCACATTCTTTGCCATCATCTTCTTCCTCATGTTAATCACGCTGGGTTTGGATAGTACG TTCGCAGGCCTGGAAGGTGTGATCACAGCTGTGTTGGATGAGTTTCCTCACATCTGGGCCAAGCGCAGGGAATGGTTTGTGCTCATCGTGGTCATCACTTGCATCTTGGGATCCCTGCTCACACTGACATCA GGAGGGGCGTATGTGGTGACCCTGCTGGAGGAGTACGCCACGGGGCCAGCAGTGCTCACCGTGGCTCTCATCGAGGCCGTCGTCGTGTCTTGGTTCTATG GAATCACTCAGTTCTGCAGCGACGTGAAGGAAATGCTGGGCTTCAGCCCCGGATGGTTTTGGAGGATCTGCTGGGTGGCCATCAGCCCTCTGTTTCTCCTG TTCATCATTTGCAGTTTTTTGATGAGTCCACCCCAACTCCGGCTTTTCCAATACAATTATCCCCACTGGAGTATCATCTTGGGCTACTGCATAGGAACATCGTCTGTCATCTGCATCCCTATATACATCATTTATCGGCTGATCAGCACTCCAGGGACACTTAAGGAG CGCATTATTAAAAGTATCACTCCTGAAACACCAACGGAAATTCCGTGTGGGGACATCCGCATGAATGCTGTGTAA
- the Nsrp1 gene encoding nuclear speckle splicing regulatory protein 1, with translation MAIPGRQYGLILPKKTQPLHRVLQKPSVFGSDSDDDETSVSESLQREAAKKQAMKQTKLEIQKALAEDSTVYEYDSVYDEMQKKKEENNPKLLPGKDRKPKYIHNLLKAVEIRKKEQEKRMEKKIQREREMENGEFDDKEAFVTSAYKKKLEERAEEEEREKRAAALEAHLDVTKQKDLSGFYRHLLNQAVGEEAAPKSSFREARTVIKEEKLRGYPDETNSESRPPQQSCVLQRGAQEAEENPDADREFDDESSEDGEKRDHKVKSRGEDTGASMKHPKHHKNRAHSRSSSEERGLGTKHHSRGSQSRGHEHQDRQSRDQESCHKDRSHREEKSSHRHREASHKDHYWKKHEQEDKLKGREQEERQDREGKREKYSSREQERDRQRNDHDRYSEKEKKRKEKEEHTKARRERCEDSGKHREREKPEGHGQSSERHRDRRESSPRSRPKDDLDQERSSKARNTEKDKGEQGKPSHSETSLATKHRLAEERPEKGSEQERPPEAVSKFAKRSNEETVMSARDRYLARQMARINAKTYIEKEDD, from the exons ACTTCCGTGAGCGAAAGCCTTCAGAGGGAAGCTGCTAAGAAGCAGGCCATGAAACAG ACCAAATTGGAGATTCAGaaagctcttgcagaagactccaCTGTGTATGAGTATGACAGCGTTTATGATGAGatgcagaaaaagaaggaagaaaacaacccCAAGCTGCTTCCGGGGAAGGATCGGAAG CCCAAATATATTCACAACTTACTAAAAGCAGTCGAGATCAGGAAAAAGGAGCAGGAaaagagaatggaaaagaaaatacagagagaaCGAGAGATGGAAAACGGAGAATTTGATGATAAAGAGGCATTTGTGACATCTGCTTATAAAAAGAAACTTGAAGAGAGAgctgaagaggaggaaagagaaaagagggcagcTGCTCTGGAAG CACATTTGGATGTGACCAAGCAGAAAGATCTCAGTGGATTTTATCGGCATCTATTAAATCAAGCAGTTGGTGAGGAGGCAGCTCCTAAATCCAGCTTTCGTGAAGCCAG gacTGTGATAAAAGAAGAGAAGCTCAGGGGTTACCCTGATGAAACCAATTCAGAGAGCAGACCACCACAGCAGAGCTGCGTCCTGCAAAGGGGTGCACAGGAAGCGGAGGAAAACCCAGATGCTGACCGTGAGTTTGATGATGAGAGCAGTGAGGACGGTGAAAAGCGAGACCATAAAGTCAAGTCCAGAGGAGAAGACACCGGCGCCTCCATGAAACACCCCAAGCATCACAAGAATCGCGCCCACTCAAGATCATCTAGTGAGGAAAGGGGGCTCGGGACCAAGCACCACTCACGAGGTTCCCAGTCAAGAGGACATGAGCACCAGGACAGGCAGTCCAGAGACCAAGAGAGCTGTCACAAGGACCGCAGCCACCGGGAAGAAAAGAGTTCTCATAGGCACAGAGAGGCCAGTCATAAAGATCACTACTGGAAGAAGCATGAGCAAGAAGATAAACTGAAGGGACGAGAACAGGAAGAAAGACaggacagagaagggaagagggaaaaatattCCTCAAGGGAACAAGAAAGAGATAGACAACGGAATGATCACGACCGATacagtgagaaagaaaagaaaagaaaagaaaaagaagagcacACAAAAGCAAGGAGGGAAAGATGTGAAGACAGTGGTaagcacagagagagggagaagccaGAAGGACATGGGCAGTCTTCAGAAAGACATCGAGACAGAAGGGAAAGCAGCCCACGGTCTAGACCAAAGGACGACCTTGATCAGGAAAGATCCAGCAAAGCAAGAAACACGGAGAAGGACAAAGGGGAACAAGGGAAGCCCTCTCATTCTGAAACATCACTAGCAACAAAACACAGACTGGCAGAGGAAAGGCCAGAGAAGGGCAGTGAGCAAGAGAGGCCCCCTGAGGCTGTGAGCAAGTTTGCAAAACGGAGCAATGAGGAAACTGTGATGTCAGCTAGAGACAGGTATTTGGCCAGACAGATGGCGCGGATAAACGCAAAGACTTATATTGAGAAAGAAGATGACTAA